The following coding sequences lie in one Rhodopirellula bahusiensis genomic window:
- a CDS encoding (2Fe-2S)-binding protein: MKPDDDLCLCFHVPRRKVEQFIRVQKPRRASELSECFGAGTGCGWCRPFLQRLFDSKQPDSESLPEPAKYQSDRKDYRRQQSDDC, encoded by the coding sequence ATGAAACCAGACGACGACCTGTGCCTGTGTTTCCACGTTCCTCGACGAAAAGTCGAGCAGTTCATTCGCGTGCAAAAACCTCGGCGTGCAAGCGAACTGTCGGAGTGTTTTGGGGCCGGGACGGGATGCGGTTGGTGTCGTCCGTTTCTTCAGCGTTTATTCGATTCCAAGCAACCAGATTCCGAGTCCTTGCCTGAACCGGCCAAATACCAAAGCGACCGCAAGGACTACCGCCGACAACAATCCGACGATTGCTGA